TCGGGCTCCCACTGTTTTGACGCCATTGTTTGCGGCTACCTTGGGCCGTTAGAATAATTTTAATCGTTCATGTCAGTATGTTAATAAACACGCTAAGCGAAACGCGTTAAAGGACCTCATCACTAGTTCGCTTTAGTGGAAACGGTTACATAAGCTGCGGTGGCGTATAAAAGTAGCGTTGCTTATGTTGGTGTTGGCCGCCTTGGGGGAGGGGGAACCGACGGTGCTAGCCATGTAGGCTAGGCTAACACGCTAGCTTGACTAATTGGTGTCGTACCTGTTGTTTCTGCCGAGCTGCTTTATTGATGTAGCAGTTTCTGACCtggacttttgtttttcttttatcctAAAAGCTAGTACAATATGGCCCGTACCAAGCAGACTGCTCGTAAATCTACTGGAGGAAAAGCGCCAAGGAAGCAGCTTGCGACCAAGGCCGCCAGGAAGAGTGCGCCATCCACGGGAGGCGTGAAGAAACCCCATCGTTACAGGTGTGTGGTACTCTGGTTGCCCTTAACAGAAATAAATTTTTCCTGGCCTACAGTGTTGAATATCTGCTCGATTCATCTGCTAGGCCTGGAACCGTGGCTCTGAGGGAGATCCGTCGCTACCAGAAGTCCACTGAGTTGTTGATCCGCAAACTTCCCTTTCAGCGCCTGGTGAGGGAAATTGCTCAGGATTTCAAGACTGACCTGCGCTTCCAGAGTGCTGCTATT
This sequence is a window from Pelmatolapia mariae isolate MD_Pm_ZW linkage group LG8, Pm_UMD_F_2, whole genome shotgun sequence. Protein-coding genes within it:
- the LOC134632835 gene encoding histone H3.3A, whose protein sequence is MARTKQTARKSTGGKAPRKQLATKAARKSAPSTGGVKKPHRYRPGTVALREIRRYQKSTELLIRKLPFQRLVREIAQDFKTDLRFQSAAIGALQEASEAYLVGLFEDTNLCAIHAKRVTIMPKDIQLARRIRGERA